Proteins encoded in a region of the Anguilla anguilla isolate fAngAng1 chromosome 10, fAngAng1.pri, whole genome shotgun sequence genome:
- the LOC118206818 gene encoding dual specificity protein phosphatase 4-like, whose protein sequence is MGEMVTMDELYEMECNVLKRLLNEDGEKCLVLDCRSFLAFSAGHIRGSVNIRCNTIVRRRAKGTVSLDQILSGDDEVKARLKSGLYSAVILYDERTPHADTIKDDSTMTLVLNALYKDSFGSDIYLLKGGYDRFFSEYPEFCLKTKMLSTSSSSFDASESSCLTCGTPHHHDQGGPVEILPFLFLGSAYHASRKDMLDAMGISALLNVSSNCPNHFEGLYQYKCIPVEDNHKADISSWFAEAIEYIDSVRDSRGRVLVHCQAGISRSATICLAYLMKRKRVRLDEAFEFVRQRRSIISPNFSFMGQLLQFEAQVLAATCSAGAGVGAGSPSGAPRGSQGPPVPPSPFVFSFPVSVVTHGQPYLQGPMATLPSC, encoded by the exons ATGGGTGAAATGGTTACAATGGATGAACTTTACGAAATGGAATGTAACGTTTTGAAACGATTACTGAATGAAGACGGCGAAAAATGCCTTGTGCTGGACTGCAGATCCTTTTTGGCGTTCAGTGCCGGGCACATCAGGGGCTCGGTGAATATCCGATGTAACACGATCGTTCGGAGGAGAGCGAAGGGCACCGTCAGCTTAGACCAGATTCTGTCGGGCGATGACGAGGTCAAAGCCCGACTCAAATCCGGACTTTACTCTGCAGTTATTTTGTACGACGAGAGAACGCCGCATGCGGACACAATAAAAGACGACAGCACAATGACTTTGGTTCTAAATGCACTGTATAAAGATTCTTTTGGGAGTGACATCTATCTGTTGAAAG GAGGATATGACAGATTTTTCTCCGAATACCCCGAATTCTGCTTAAAAACCAAAATGCTGTCAACGTCTTCGTCCAGTTTCGATGCCTCCGAGTCCAGCTGCTTAACGTGTGGTACACCTCATCACCACGACCAG GGGGGTCCGGTCGAGATCCTTCCCTTCCTGTTCCTTGGCAGTGCCTATCACGCCTCCAGAAAAGACATGCTGGATGCCATGGGGATCTCAGCCCTGCTGAACGTGTCCTCAAACTGCCCGAACCACTTCGAGGGCCTGTACCAGTACAAGTGCATCCCTGTGGAAGACAACCACAAAGCAGACATCAGCTCCTGGTTCGCCGAGGCCATCGAATACATCG ACTCGGTGCGGGACTCGAGGGGCCGCGTGCTGGTGCACTGCCAGGCGGGCATCTCGCGTTCGGCCACCATCTGCCTGGCGTACCTGATGAAGAGGAAGCGGGTGCGTCTGGACGAGGCCTTCGAGTTCGTGCGCCAACGCCGCAGCATCATCTCGCCCAACTTCAGCTTCATggggcagctgctgcagtttgaGGCGCAGGTGCTGGCCGCCACCTgctcggcgggggcgggggtgggggccggCAGCCCCTCGGGCGCCCCCCGCGGGTCCCAAggcccccccgtcccaccctCGCCCTTCGTCTTCAGCTTCCCCGTTTCCGTGGTGACGCACGGGCAGCCCTACCTGCAGGGCCCCATGGCCACCCTGCCCAGCTGCTGa